A stretch of the Glycine soja cultivar W05 chromosome 13, ASM419377v2, whole genome shotgun sequence genome encodes the following:
- the LOC114382782 gene encoding phosphatidylinositol transfer protein 3-like yields the protein MSVDSKKSASNGQEKMLLSQEQQALINEVRKLIGPQSGKASIFCSDACISRYLRARNWNVKKAVKMLKLTLKWREEYKPEEIHWEDIAHEAETGKIYRTNYIDKHGRTVLVMRPSRQNSKSTKGQIKYLVYCMENAILNLPPEQEQMVWLIDFQGFNMSHISIKVTRETAHVLQEHYPERLGLAILYNAPKFFEPFFTMVKPLLETKTYNKVKFGYSDDQNTKKIMEDLFDFDHLESAFGGNDDTGFDINRYAERMKEDDKKTYSLWTRENSPPSVPNLALSLDSTRLESDTDASDSEKIDSSPDLVMDTGIINPDQKSLVNEGEKNASADIH from the exons ATGAGTGTGGATTCAAAGAAAAGTGCCTCTAATGGCCAGGAGAAAATGTTGCTATCACAAGAACAGCAAGCATTG ATCAATGAGGTGAGAAAGTTAATCGGGCCACAGTCTGGTAAGGCGTCCATTTTTTGTTCTGATGCATGCATCTCAAGGTATTTGAGAGCACGGAATTGGAATGTCAAGAAGGCAGTGAAAATGTTGAAGCTGACCCTGAAATGGAGAGAGGAATACAAACCAGAAGAGATTCACTGG GAAGATATTGCTCATGAAGCAGAGACAGGAAAAATCTATAGAACAAATTACATTGACAAGCATGGGAGAACAGTCCTAGTAATGAGACCTAGTCGTCAG AACTCGAAGTCAACAAAAggccaaattaaatatttggtaTACTGCATGGAGAATGCTATTCTAAATCTTCCACCAGAACAGGAACAGATGGTCTGGTTGATTGATTTCCAGGGTTTCAATATGTCACACATATCAATAAAGGTGACACGTGAAACAGCCCATGTATTACAAGAACATTATCCTGAACGTCTTGGTCTGGCAATACTGTACAATGCACCTAAGTTCTTTGAACCATTTTTCAcg ATGGTAAAGCCCTTATTAGAGACTAAGACTTATAATAAAGTCAAGTTCGGTTACTCTGATGATCAGAACACCAAGAAGATTATGGAggatttgtttgattttgatcatCTTGAATCTGCATTTGGCGGGAATGATGATACAGGATTTGACATAAATAGATATGCTGAGAGAATGAAAGAGGATGATAAGAAGACTTATTCTCTCTGGACAAGGGAAAACTCTCCACCATCAGTCCCAAATCTTGCTCTTTCTTTAGATTCGACTAGGTTAGAATCAGATACTGATGCTTCAGACAGTGAGAAAATAGACTCTTCCCCTGACCTCGTGATGGATACAGGTATCATTAACCCTGATCAGAAAAGCTTGGTTaatgaaggagaaaaaaatgcCAGTGCAGATATTCATTAG
- the LOC114381220 gene encoding uncharacterized protein LOC114381220: protein MAAGVYNQPIVAFQSHSHINNFNHQQKFNNLVRLVTKDFIGSNFLSRRDCRVIQSLASQTSVVDTVSSPSKSKTSDRDTHKKSNEASLILIRHGESLWNEKNLFTGCVDVPLSKRGIDEAIEAGKRISSIPVDLIFTSALIRAQMTAMLAMTQHRRRKVPIIMHNESEQARGWSQVFSEDTEKQSIPVIAAWQLNERMYGELQGLNKQETADRYGKEQVHEWRRSYDIPPPNGESLEMCAERAVSYFRDQIEPQLLSGKNVMISAHGNSLRSIIMYLDKLTSQEVISLELSTGIPMLYIFKEGRFVRRGSPIGPTEAGVYAYTRRLALYRQRLDDMFQ, encoded by the exons ATGGCTGCTGGAGTGTATAACCAACCAATTGTTGCTTTTCAATCCCATTCTCACATCAACAATTTTAATCATCAGCAAAAGTTTAATAATTTGGTAAGACTGGTGACAAAGGACTTTATCGGCAGTAATTTCCTCTCAAGAAGGGATTGTAGAGTAATTCAATCTTTAGCATCTCAAACATCTGTGGTTGACACAGTTTCATCCCCTTCAAAAAGCAAAACTAGTGATAGAGACACTCACAAGAAATCAA ATGAAGCTTCTTTAATCCTTATTCGACATGGTGAATCCTTGTGGAACGAAAAGAACTTGTTCACAGGCTGTGTTGATGTCCCTCTAAGCAAGAGGGGTATAGATGAGGCAATTGAAGCTGGCAAAAGAATTAGCAGTATTCCTGTGGATCTCATATTTACATCTGCTTTGATTCGAGCGCAGATGACAGCCATGCTTGCCATGACACAGCACCGCCGCAggaag GTGCCTATCATAATGCACAATGAAAGTGAACAAGCAAGGGGATGGAGTCAAGTTTTTAGTGAGGATACAGAAAAGCAATCCATTCCAGTCATAGCAGCTTGGCAATTGAATGAAAGAAT GTATGGGGAACTACAGGGTCTCAATAAGCAAGAAACAGCAGACAGATATGGGAAAGAACAAGTACATGAGTGGCGTCGAAGTTATGACATACCTCCTCCAAATGGTGAAAGTTTGGAAATGTGTGCTGAAAGGGCAGTTTCCTATTTCAGAGACCAA ATTGAACCTCAACTTTTATCTGGAAAGAATGTTATGATTTCAGCTCATGGGAATTCACTGAGATCCATTATTATGTATCTTGACAAACTAACTTCCCAAGAG GTGATTAGTTTAGAATTGTCAACTGGAATTCCAATGCTTTACATTTTTAAAGAAGGAAGATTCGTTAGGAGAGGGAGTCCGATAGGGCCCACTGAAGCAGGAGTTTATGCCTACACTAGG CGTTTGGCTCTTTACAGGCAGAGGTTGGATGATATGttccaataa